The genomic stretch TACGCAACGATAGGTGTTGTCGCCAACTATGCCGCTGGTCGGGGTTCTAGCGCTCATCGCATCAGCTATGAAGAAATTGACACTGTTTTAAAGGCATCAATGGGCCGCGTCAGGAACATCCTTGAACACCTTGTGGATCTGGATAATGGCGATTAAGCCTGTCTTGAGAATGGGTGACCCCCGCTTGCTGGAGATTTCTAGTCGCGTCGAACTATTTAATACGCCTGAATTGCATGAGTTGATACAGGATATGCATGACACCATGGAATCGCTTGATGGTGCCGGATTAGCCGCTCCGCAAATTGGCGTCAGTTTGCAAGTAGTGATTTTTGGTGTTGGTCACAATCCCCGGTACCCTGATGCAGAGCAAGTCCCATACACCGTTCTCATTAATCCTGAGCTTTCTACTATCAATGAAGAGATGGAGGAGGGCTGGGAAGGGTGTTTGTCAGTACCGGGAATGCGTGGCAAGGTGCCGCGTTATAAGCAATTGCGTTATAAAGGTTTTGATCCTAAAGGCGAAAAGATAGACAGAGTGGTTGAAGGGTTTCATGCACGGGTAGTGCAACACGAGGTGGATCATTTGAATGGTATTCTTTATCCGATGCGAATAGAAGATATGCGGTTTTTTGGTTTTACTGAAGTGCTTTTTCCTGGACAGGAACTTGTTGATGAGTGAAAACTTAAAATTACTAAGCGGATTCCAAGCGTTTTAATGCCTTTTTGTGTATGATTTTTACCATACATCAAATGATTCTGCTGGCAGTCTGTCACTGCATCTGTGCCACATAACATGCAACGCTCGTTTCAAAACAGTTGCAATCAGTTCAGGTTGGCCTAGAGCAGATTGTTGAAAACGCTCCCTCAACTCAGCCAGAAGATCGGCGAGTGTTTCAAGTTCACAGGCCAAATTAACCCCCTTTTGTACAAAATTTTCCTCGTCATGTGCAATAAAACCTTCTAACCCCACTTAGTTAATAATAGTTGTCCCCACTATTCCTGGCAATTGAATATAAGAAACACCTTTTGCTCTGTGCCGGTAAGTTTAGACAGAGTGTTTATCACTCATTACAGAATTAAAAAAGTCAATCAAGTCATCGACTGGTTGCAGATTTTCATAAAGGACAGAATTGTTTTTTAGTATATTTTTGCTGATCTTATCTCGTAATTGTTGATCGCTTGCGATTTGCACTGCTTTTTTAGCATAATTCTCGGTGTCTTTCGTGACACAATCAGACAAGTCAAGCATCTCACAATAATATGCTCCAACCCTGCCACGCATAAACTCTCCTACTTTCGTTACAAGCGGTGTCCCAGTTATAGAAGTCATGGCGGCCGTCGAACCTATACCAAAATGGAATGGGTCCAAAATTACATCGGCAGCAGAAATGGCACTCATAAAATCTATAGGATTGCTTAACCAAGGAAGGAAGATAATTCTTACCCTAAGATGTTCGGGGATGGTATTCTGGAATCGTTTAATAACATCGTGCTTCCAGTATGGTCTCAAATCATCTTCAAACAGTATAATTACACCATTTTCATCGAGTTGCAGAATTCTGGTTATTGCTTCATCAAAATCAGGGTGAAGTTTTTGTAATTTCATCGGGCACATATAAATATGCTGATCATTTGGTAAATCTAATTCCAAGCGAGTTTTAAGTATTGCTGGTAATGATGGTCGTGAAAAGTAAACTATTGGAGATGGAAAACGAACCAATTTTTCACTGTAATGTTCTTCTGCGTTATTTGGTTCCATACGGTCAGTAGACAGAAAATAGTCGATATTTGCAATGCCCGTCGTTACTGGATGACCTGTTAAAACACATTGCACTCTCGCCAAACGGGAAAAAGCCATGAAATAGCTGAGTGGTTCCATGCCTATATCTAGATATACCATTATGTCGAGCTCCAAATCGGCAATAATTTTCCGAGCCCCAGGTAAATTATAAGGAATACGGACACGATTTCCTGCAAAATTCGCGTAAATGTTATCATCGATAGAACTGTTCGAAATCAAGGTTACTTCTAATTGCGGTTTCAAAGATAATGATTCAATTATTTTGCTAAAACAGAGTGATACGGAATGGCTATATAAAAATTTGGAAAAAAAACCAACTCTAATTTTTTTCGATGCAACTAATTTAGATTTTGAGCAATGAGGGGCAATAAATAGTAGTGAAGGGCTGACTTTCTCATAGTATTTAGCTATCTTGACTTGTAAATCCCGGTCATTTAAGCCGTGATAGGCTAAATAGAAATTAGTTTCTCCGATGATTTTTAAAGGTTCATTAATCGGTACATTTTCCTCTATTAGTTTATCAAGGT from Sulfurirhabdus autotrophica encodes the following:
- the def gene encoding peptide deformylase, producing MAIKPVLRMGDPRLLEISSRVELFNTPELHELIQDMHDTMESLDGAGLAAPQIGVSLQVVIFGVGHNPRYPDAEQVPYTVLINPELSTINEEMEEGWEGCLSVPGMRGKVPRYKQLRYKGFDPKGEKIDRVVEGFHARVVQHEVDHLNGILYPMRIEDMRFFGFTEVLFPGQELVDE